One Papaver somniferum cultivar HN1 chromosome 10, ASM357369v1, whole genome shotgun sequence genomic window carries:
- the LOC113316038 gene encoding uncharacterized protein LOC113316038, whose protein sequence is MGDSSQNTQLRTLTYADQVKGKQQLPTTSIDLSSLPIPTVKEGKLAVVLPELFYLEGCDIWKFTLIGSLDLKGVNFQDVKNNLEEQWQLGQGRVQFVPMNRGFFTIKLQSQDDKDKLLNVKAWFFDHQKLNLIEWFPGFDADKQRTSHASMWVKFPGLPLEFWIEKTLLAIAKSLGTPIVRTLEHEYGHFASVLVDINFAETATDSIHVIVGGLDFWQPVEIQKKPKFCTKCKIIGHNDQECKKQTSNSSVQAPAQ, encoded by the coding sequence ATGGGTGATAGTTCTCAAAATACTCAGTTGAGAACTCTCACTTATGCTGATCAAGTTAAGGGAAAACAACAGTTGCCAACAACCTCAATAGACCTAAGTTCGCTACCTATTCCAACGGTGAAAGAAGGGAAACTTGCTGTGGTGCTTCCTGAATTGTTCTATTTGGAAGgatgtgatatttggaaatttacCCTTATTGGGAGTTTAGATTTAAAAGGAGTTAACTTTCAAGATGTGAAGAACAACCTTGAGGAACAATGGCAGTTAGGTCAGGGACGTGTCCAATTTGTTCCAATGAATAGGGGTTTCTTTACAATCAAGTTGCAATCACAAGATGATAAAGACAAGTTGTTGAATGTTAAAGCATGGTTTTTCGATCATCAAAAGCTAAACCTAATTGAATGGTTTCCAGGTTTTGACGCTGACAAACAAAGGACCTCACATGCTTCCATGTGGGTCAAGTTTCCAGGCTTGCCGCTAGAGTTTTGGATTGAAAAAACGCTACTTGCCATCGCAAAATCGTTGGGTACTCCAATAGTGCGTACTCTTGAACATGAATATGGACATTTTGCTTCAGTCTTGGTTGACATAAACTTTGCTGAAACGGCTACAGATTCTATTCATGTTATTGTAGGGGGTTTGGACTTCTGGCAGCCGGTGGAGATTCAAAAAAAGCCAAAATTTTGCACAAAGTGTAAGATTATtgggcataatgatcaggaatgcAAGAAACAAACATCAAACTCTTCTGTTCAGGCACCTGCACAATAA